The Pyrodictium delaneyi genome contains a region encoding:
- a CDS encoding tRNA(Met) cytidine acetyltransferase TmcA, giving the protein MSNIDVDYEELTKKDIEDIGRRVAENLKEYIPSNFSKLLRKLSKGIERAIVSRHRRLLVITGSDPVKVGAAAARALLFYERVYRRVKGKEELPLLYVFHDEFKDAKIRKEIVKRTVKSRANMITPTIARYEESDRFLGTTFKLLVMDLVNDLKPNDVGRLVGIVEGSGLIIFMVPPWIKWDKWMTIFKQNLVVPGYREPRHVFIRWFKRKLIEHDGIYIYDVDEGDTIKADDYPLRRSTESKIEIPEKTLFPRELYELALTQDQVNVIKTIESLLEKAKKKKKAIVITSDRGRGKSGAVGIASIGLALRLRRERRRVRIVVTAPNLANVQSFFSLALKAAEKLEIKTRIVKRGERILELHGEGFSIEYWEPIHVPKLKADIVIVDEAAGMHVPLLHRIWRSHSRMIFATTIHGYEGAGRGFSVRFLPLLKNDPKTELILIEMHEPIRYAQDDPIEKWLFDALLLDAEPADLDEKDIEDIKQGKLEYVKFDPYWLFSPEGEETLRQLFGIYVLAHYRNEPDDLAILADAPHHIVRGVRLPSGKIVCALQIANEGGLDDEMIEELLRGGKTPGNIIPDRMLKHLRVREFGRARGWRIVRIATHPNVQGKGIGSFALEHVWKEAEEEGLDWVGSGFGVNEQLLRFWLKNGFLPVHMSPDRNPVSGEYTILVLNPIKETMKKLVAIANKEFRRKVLESLHDPYRDLETDVAIQILKSGEPVFEDYYPRLTPIQVDRLWIYAYGPMTYEAVADVIHEVVKAYWLMYPKTKGLSLSKREEYIAVAKVLQGRSWEAVAEELRTRPHSIMVALKDIARKVLKIYYGLDSESAIGIESSILLERIEKGRLFVKPITLRKTKESKKGRDEPESQSRSREASTNEDGLVTTKGSGAND; this is encoded by the coding sequence TTGAGCAACATCGATGTGGACTACGAGGAGCTTACTAAGAAGGATATTGAGGACATCGGTAGACGCGTTGCAGAGAACTTGAAAGAATATATACCATCCAACTTTAGCAAGTTGCTAAGGAAGCTCAGCAAGGGTATAGAGCGTGCAATAGTATCTAGGCATAGACGATTGCTTGTCATAACAGGCAGTGACCCCGTAAAGGTAGGCGCTGCCGCTGCTAGAGCACTACTATTCTATGAACGCGTATATCGCAGGGTAAAGGGTAAGGAAGAGCTACCACTACTATACGTATTTCACGACGAGTTTAAGGATGCGAAGATACGCAAAGAGATAGTTAAGAGAACCGTAAAGTCTAGAGCAAACATGATAACTCCAACGATAGCTAGGTATGAAGAAAGCGACCGGTTCCTCGGCACAACATTCAAGCTATTAGTCATGGATCTTGTTAACGATCTGAAACCTAATGACGTTGGCAGACTTGTCGGCATAGTGGAAGGCAGCGGCCTAATCATATTCATGGTACCACCTTGGATCAAATGGGATAAATGGATGACTATATTTAAGCAAAATCTCGTAGTGCCGGGCTATAGAGAACCGCGACACGTATTCATAAGATGGTTTAAGCGCAAACTAATAGAACATGATGGAATTTATATATATGATGTAGACGAGGGCGATACCATAAAGGCTGACGACTACCCCCTCCGCCGTTCCACAGAAAGTAAAATAGAGATCCCAGAAAAGACACTCTTCCCACGCGAACTCTACGAGCTAGCTCTTACTCAAGACCAGGTAAATGTCATTAAAACCATTGAATCACTCTTAGAGAAGGCTAAGAAAAAGAAGAAAGCCATAGTAATCACGTCAGACCGAGGCAGAGGAAAGTCCGGAGCCGTAGGAATAGCGTCAATAGGCCTAGCACTAAGGCTGCGCCGTGAACGGAGGAGAGTACGAATAGTAGTCACAGCACCAAACCTGGCAAATGTCCAGTCCTTCTTCTCGTTAGCACTTAAGGCCGCTGAAAAACTTGAGATAAAAACCCGTATAGTCAAACGCGGTGAACGCATACTAGAGCTGCACGGAGAGGGCTTCAGCATCGAGTACTGGGAGCCGATACACGTACCAAAGCTTAAGGCGGACATAGTAATAGTCGATGAAGCCGCTGGAATGCATGTACCCCTACTACACCGTATATGGCGTAGCCACAGCCGAATGATATTCGCCACAACGATACACGGCTACGAGGGTGCCGGGCGTGGCTTCTCCGTACGGTTCCTACCATTGCTCAAAAACGATCCAAAGACCGAACTGATACTAATAGAGATGCATGAACCAATACGCTATGCGCAAGACGACCCTATAGAGAAGTGGCTTTTCGACGCACTACTGTTAGATGCAGAACCAGCAGACCTTGACGAGAAAGATATAGAAGATATAAAGCAAGGCAAGCTAGAGTACGTCAAGTTCGATCCATACTGGCTCTTCAGCCCAGAGGGAGAAGAGACCCTTCGCCAGCTTTTCGGAATATACGTTCTAGCCCACTATCGGAACGAGCCAGACGACCTAGCAATACTAGCAGATGCTCCGCATCATATTGTGAGAGGTGTACGACTACCCTCGGGGAAGATTGTTTGTGCCCTCCAGATAGCTAACGAGGGTGGCCTAGACGACGAGATGATTGAGGAACTCCTACGTGGTGGTAAGACGCCTGGCAACATTATACCCGATCGCATGCTTAAACATCTACGTGTTAGAGAGTTTGGTAGAGCAAGGGGCTGGCGTATAGTACGTATAGCAACCCACCCCAACGTTCAGGGCAAGGGCATAGGCTCATTCGCGCTAGAGCATGTCTGGAAAGAAGCTGAGGAGGAGGGGCTCGATTGGGTCGGAAGTGGATTCGGCGTTAACGAGCAACTCCTAAGGTTCTGGCTTAAGAACGGATTTCTACCAGTACATATGTCCCCAGACAGAAACCCCGTCAGCGGCGAGTACACAATACTCGTTCTAAACCCCATCAAGGAGACTATGAAGAAGCTAGTAGCTATAGCAAATAAGGAGTTTCGGAGAAAAGTACTCGAAAGTCTTCACGACCCATACCGTGATCTAGAAACAGACGTAGCAATACAGATTCTGAAGAGCGGTGAACCAGTGTTTGAGGACTACTATCCAAGACTCACACCAATACAAGTAGACCGTCTCTGGATATACGCGTACGGTCCTATGACATACGAGGCTGTCGCTGACGTCATACACGAGGTTGTGAAAGCCTATTGGCTCATGTACCCCAAGACTAAAGGACTCAGTCTATCTAAGCGTGAGGAGTACATAGCAGTGGCTAAAGTGCTACAGGGAAGGAGCTGGGAAGCTGTAGCAGAAGAACTACGCACACGACCCCACAGCATAATGGTAGCGCTTAAAGACATCGCTAGAAAGGTTCTCAAAATATACTATGGACTAGACTCGGAGTCTGCTATAGGTATAGAGTCTTCAATCCTATTAGAACGCATAGAGAAGGGGAGACTATTCGTCAAGCCGATTACACTGCGTAAAACCAAAGAGTCCAAGAAGGGCCGCGATGAGCCGGAGAGCCAATCGAGAAGCCGAGAAGCCTCAACTAACGAGGATGGCTTGGTCACGACAAAAGGCTCCGGAGCCAATGACTAG
- the hisS gene encoding histidine--tRNA ligase, producing the protein MTQIVLEPLRGFRDILPPESRALSRLAEIFTEVAEAYGYREVKPPTLERFQLFAVKSGEEIRRSMYVFKDKAGREVALRPEATASIARIYLKHLRGEPKPLRLYYVVNCFRYEEPQKARYREFWQAGIELLGEPSILGDFEVIRILVKFYERIEMLDHIVLKIGTTKLYRHLFSKYNISEDIQDHILHLMDKDLYNEAINVLLETDSPELADLLEQLWSRARNNIEEAKKIVAKASEEAAGILEEFNKLIKMLREYNNQLRLDVDLAFARGLAYYTGTIFEVKVPGFPVSIAGGGRYDNLIELYGGEKVPGTGFAIGLDRTLAAIQELGLSPKLVYEDKVPIAIIVLDEALAGYAARVQDILAAKSTVTTSMYVSPKLQKILPKLAKQGYRYAVIIGRKEAAEEKVVLRDLLQRRQDIVSLDELSNVEFK; encoded by the coding sequence TTGACGCAGATAGTCCTAGAGCCTCTTCGAGGATTTAGGGACATTCTTCCGCCCGAGTCGAGAGCGTTATCGAGGCTTGCAGAGATCTTTACGGAAGTAGCTGAGGCATATGGTTATAGGGAAGTTAAGCCGCCAACACTCGAGAGATTCCAGCTATTCGCTGTAAAGTCTGGCGAGGAGATAAGGCGCTCCATGTATGTATTCAAGGATAAAGCCGGAAGAGAAGTTGCACTAAGACCAGAGGCCACTGCAAGCATTGCAAGAATATACCTCAAACATCTACGAGGCGAGCCGAAACCACTAAGGCTATATTATGTTGTCAACTGTTTCAGGTATGAAGAGCCACAGAAGGCGAGATATAGAGAGTTCTGGCAAGCCGGCATTGAGCTTCTAGGCGAGCCATCGATCCTAGGAGACTTTGAAGTCATAAGAATCTTGGTAAAGTTCTATGAACGCATAGAAATGCTTGACCATATAGTCTTAAAGATAGGTACTACAAAGCTCTACCGTCACCTCTTCTCAAAGTACAATATAAGCGAGGATATCCAGGACCACATACTCCACCTTATGGATAAGGATCTCTACAACGAGGCCATAAATGTTCTACTCGAGACCGACAGTCCAGAGCTTGCCGACCTGCTAGAGCAGTTATGGAGCAGAGCTAGAAACAATATCGAGGAAGCGAAGAAGATTGTAGCAAAAGCTTCGGAGGAGGCGGCAGGCATACTGGAAGAGTTCAATAAGCTAATCAAGATGCTCAGAGAGTACAATAACCAGCTAAGACTCGATGTAGACTTAGCGTTTGCACGCGGCTTAGCATACTATACCGGTACAATATTCGAAGTCAAGGTTCCCGGTTTCCCTGTAAGCATAGCAGGTGGCGGCCGCTATGATAACCTAATTGAACTCTATGGCGGGGAAAAGGTGCCAGGGACCGGGTTTGCTATAGGCCTTGACAGAACACTAGCAGCGATACAAGAGCTAGGATTGTCACCTAAGCTAGTTTACGAAGATAAAGTCCCTATAGCTATAATAGTTCTTGATGAAGCGCTTGCAGGATACGCAGCTAGAGTGCAGGATATACTCGCTGCAAAGAGTACAGTAACAACATCAATGTATGTTAGCCCAAAGCTACAGAAGATACTACCAAAGTTAGCCAAACAAGGTTATCGTTATGCTGTTATAATAGGGAGAAAAGAGGCTGCAGAAGAGAAAGTTGTTCTACGCGATCTATTGCAGCGAAGACAGGATATAGTAAGTCTAGATGAACTAAGCAATGTAGAGTTTAAGTAA
- a CDS encoding 6-hydroxymethylpterin diphosphokinase MptE-like protein yields the protein MKWLLSPLLLGELVDAIRGFMGYSLREDCRAARILDWLLYEARLEGRYRSICEVCNIIRDTHVCIAGGSESLEKRIRLLHECERVIAVDGAVALLSSYGVRPDIIVTDLDGSWFYILEASRAGAVVLVHAHGDNIAALRAVVPRIERVAGTVQCMVSELAYMASGFTDGDRAFGLAVMCDASKISLYGMNTRERVGWWSKPWLKKSIPPWPEKVRKLHIAEGMMRLFTAYALKKGIPVEGL from the coding sequence ATGAAGTGGCTGCTATCACCGCTACTATTAGGCGAACTGGTTGACGCTATCCGCGGCTTCATGGGATATAGCCTCCGCGAGGACTGTAGAGCAGCCCGTATACTTGACTGGCTCCTCTACGAGGCGCGTCTCGAAGGAAGATATAGGAGTATCTGCGAAGTCTGCAACATTATTCGTGACACTCATGTATGTATTGCAGGGGGCTCGGAGAGCCTCGAGAAGCGGATAAGACTACTACATGAGTGTGAAAGAGTAATAGCCGTGGATGGTGCTGTAGCTCTACTATCAAGCTATGGAGTGAGACCTGACATAATAGTTACAGATCTGGATGGCTCGTGGTTCTACATACTAGAGGCCAGTAGGGCAGGGGCAGTGGTACTAGTGCATGCCCACGGTGACAACATAGCTGCGCTTCGCGCGGTTGTGCCCAGGATAGAACGTGTAGCTGGCACTGTACAGTGTATGGTGTCAGAATTAGCGTATATGGCCTCAGGATTTACTGACGGTGATAGGGCGTTTGGTCTAGCAGTGATGTGTGATGCCTCTAAGATATCGCTTTACGGCATGAATACCAGGGAGAGAGTTGGCTGGTGGTCTAAGCCGTGGTTGAAGAAAAGTATTCCTCCTTGGCCGGAGAAGGTACGTAAACTACACATAGCCGAAGGAATGATGCGGCTATTTACTGCCTATGCCCTCAAGAAGGGTATACCAGTGGAGGGCTTGTGA